Part of the Gracilimonas sp. genome is shown below.
TGAAGCATAAAATTCAACATCTGAGCGAAGAAAGAAATAGCCTATTATGCCTAATAAACCACAGAAAAGTAATATGTATGAACGTTTGTTTAACAACTTGTTGAATTGCCCTAATTTGATACCTGTTATATTATTTTAACGAAGTTCGCCATCTTTAAACAAAAGCTACGATTTTTTAGAAGCTTTGTTACCGTTTTTATCTACTGAATGGTTTTTTTATACCCTGTTATTTTTCTTGTTTAAACTCAATCCTGAATATACTGCCCGATGATTCTGAACTTTCCAAAATCTCAAACTCCCCTTTTAATTGCCGGCTTAGTGTTTTAATCAAAGTAACACCCAAAGAATTAGAGTGACTAAATTTCTCCACATCAAATCCATTGCCATTATCAGAAATCGTCATTATGATTTTACCCTTCTCATTAACTGCCCGGACTTTAATTTCACCCTTTTCATGATTTTTAAAAGCATGTTTAAAAGCATTCACAACTAACTCATTTACCAAAAGCGAACAGGGGATTGCCTGATTAACACTTAATGAAATAGATTCGTCAACCTCCGCAATAAGTTTAACATCCCTGCTTTCATTCATATGCATACTGCTGATCGCCTGAAGTAAGTCGTTAATGTATTTGTCATATTTTATATAAGCCAAAGACTCACTTTCATATAACATTTCATGAATCAATGCGATAGACTGGATACGCATTTGGCTATCAGCCAGTGCCTTTTCAACATCATCATTCTTGGCAGTGTGGCTTTGCAATTGTAACAGCCCTGAAATAACTGCCAGGTTATTTTTTACCCGATGATGAATTTCAGCCAGCATCACTTCTTTCTCTTTCAATGAAGCCCTGATTTTTTTCTCTGCCTTTTTTCGATCTGAAATATCACTTGCCACTGCTACTGAACCTACTTTATTTCCCTGATTATCTAATAGTTCAGCTTCAGAAAATAAAACCGGTATGGTTTTTTTATTTTTGTGAATAAGGGAAAACTCAAACGATTGAGCATTTTCATGATTTTCTTTATAAGAATTCCCCATTTCTTTAAAATTATAAAACCGGGTTAAAGGCTCATTCATCATTTCACTGATATTATAGCCTACAAGTTTTCCGGCAGCAGAATTAGCTCGCTGTAAAATCCCATCATTATCCGTTACGAATACTGCTTCTTGAATTGACTCAATAATGTTATCAAGATAAGCTTTAGATACCGTCGACTTCTGTAACCCCACGGCCATATTATTAAAAGCTTCAGCCAAATCACCAATTTCATCTTTCGACGTTACTTCAATGCGTTCATCTAAGTTACCTTCTCCAATCATTTTTGCTGAATAGCTCAC
Proteins encoded:
- a CDS encoding histidine kinase dimerization/phosphoacceptor domain -containing protein, translated to MRLGTKIIIGFICISLLLAFVGFVSDQFTSEIQEEQLRSVNEASQVVIYTGEMERSLFQSLIFLNGVREAIVVEKGYNTVQELPAVMELTSDFERELEQFEAALNELELLLGRNERLPEDVNELLNSYEVYKSIAREWLNLGEENSDQANLMFINSIEPYFRNNIIPEITELRNYVLEVQEERNQLLDESLEKGALVNYLATLLSVLLAVVLAIYIYRSIANPLAKVSYSAKMIGEGNLDERIEVTSKDEIGDLAEAFNNMAVGLQKSTVSKAYLDNIIESIQEAVFVTDNDGILQRANSAAGKLVGYNISEMMNEPLTRFYNFKEMGNSYKENHENAQSFEFSLIHKNKKTIPVLFSEAELLDNQGNKVGSVAVASDISDRKKAEKKIRASLKEKEVMLAEIHHRVKNNLAVISGLLQLQSHTAKNDDVEKALADSQMRIQSIALIHEMLYESESLAYIKYDKYINDLLQAISSMHMNESRDVKLIAEVDESISLSVNQAIPCSLLVNELVVNAFKHAFKNHEKGEIKVRAVNEKGKIIMTISDNGNGFDVEKFSHSNSLGVTLIKTLSRQLKGEFEILESSESSGSIFRIEFKQEK